The Streptomyces sp. CC0208 genome window below encodes:
- the glpK gene encoding glycerol kinase GlpK: MTDAHTAGPFIAAIDQGTTSSRCIVFDRDGRIVSVDQKEHEQIFPKPGWVEHNATEIWTNVQEVVAGAVQKAGITRDDIKAIGITNQRETTLLWDKNTGEPVHNAIVWQDTRTDALCRELGRNVGQDRFRRETGLPLASYFAGPKARWLLDNVEGLRERAERGDILFGTMDSWVIWNLTGGVDGGKHYTDVTNASRTMLMNLRTLEWDEKIAESIGVPLSMLPEIRSSAEVYGEVSGGKLGDLLGGIPVASALGDQQAALFGQTCFAEGEAKSTYGTGTFMLMNTGDKIINSYSGLLTTVGYRIGDEAPVYALEGSIAVTGSLVQWMRDQMGLISTAAEIETLALSVEDNGGAYFVPAFSGLFAPYWRPDARGVIAGLTRYVTKAHIARAVLEATAWQTREISDAMTKDSGVELAALKVDGGMTSNNLLMQTLSDFLDAPVVRPMVAETTCLGAAYAAGLAVGFWTSTDDLRANWRRAAEWTPNMAAEKRDREYKSWLKAVERTMGWLEDDES, encoded by the coding sequence GTGACCGACGCCCACACCGCCGGCCCCTTCATCGCCGCCATCGACCAGGGCACCACCTCCAGCCGCTGCATCGTCTTCGACCGGGACGGACGTATCGTCTCCGTCGACCAGAAGGAGCACGAGCAGATCTTCCCGAAGCCGGGCTGGGTCGAGCACAACGCCACCGAGATCTGGACCAACGTCCAGGAAGTCGTCGCCGGAGCCGTCCAGAAGGCCGGCATCACCCGCGACGACATCAAGGCCATCGGCATCACCAACCAGCGCGAGACCACGCTGCTGTGGGACAAGAACACCGGTGAGCCCGTCCACAACGCCATCGTCTGGCAGGACACCCGCACCGACGCGCTGTGCCGGGAGCTCGGTCGCAACGTCGGCCAGGACCGCTTCCGCCGCGAGACGGGCCTGCCGCTCGCCTCCTACTTCGCCGGCCCGAAGGCCCGCTGGCTGCTCGACAACGTCGAGGGCCTGCGCGAGCGCGCCGAGCGCGGCGACATCCTCTTCGGCACCATGGACAGCTGGGTCATCTGGAACCTGACCGGTGGTGTCGACGGCGGCAAGCACTACACCGACGTCACCAACGCCTCCCGCACCATGCTGATGAACCTCCGCACGCTGGAGTGGGACGAGAAGATCGCCGAGTCCATCGGCGTGCCGCTGTCGATGCTCCCGGAGATCCGCTCCTCCGCCGAGGTCTACGGCGAGGTCAGCGGCGGCAAGCTGGGCGACCTGCTCGGCGGCATCCCGGTCGCCTCGGCGCTCGGCGACCAGCAGGCGGCCCTGTTCGGCCAGACCTGTTTCGCCGAGGGCGAGGCCAAGTCGACGTACGGCACCGGCACGTTCATGCTGATGAACACCGGTGACAAGATCATCAACTCGTACTCGGGGCTGCTGACGACCGTCGGCTACCGCATCGGCGACGAGGCGCCGGTCTACGCCCTGGAGGGCTCGATCGCCGTCACCGGTTCGCTGGTGCAGTGGATGCGCGACCAGATGGGCCTGATCTCCACCGCCGCCGAGATCGAGACGCTCGCGCTCTCGGTCGAGGACAACGGCGGCGCGTACTTCGTGCCCGCCTTCTCCGGACTCTTCGCCCCCTACTGGCGCCCGGACGCCCGCGGTGTGATCGCCGGCCTCACCCGGTACGTCACCAAGGCGCACATCGCGCGCGCCGTCCTGGAGGCCACCGCCTGGCAGACCCGTGAGATCAGCGACGCCATGACCAAGGACTCCGGCGTCGAACTCGCGGCCCTCAAGGTCGACGGCGGCATGACCTCCAACAACCTGCTGATGCAGACGCTCTCGGACTTCCTCGACGCCCCCGTGGTGCGTCCGATGGTCGCCGAGACCACCTGCCTCGGTGCCGCCTACGCCGCCGGTCTCGCCGTCGGCTTCTGGACCAGCACCGACGACCTGCGCGCCAACTGGCGCCGGGCCGCCGAGTGGACCCCCAACATGGCCGCGGAGAAGCGCGACCGTGAGTACAAGAGCTGGCTCAAGGCCGTCGAGCGGACCATGGGCTGGCTCGAGGACGACGAGAGCTGA
- a CDS encoding glycerol-3-phosphate dehydrogenase/oxidase, with amino-acid sequence MTSQSTLQSVPALGTHPASGSHPSRAETREQLSKASYDLLVIGGGILGISTAWHAAQSGLRVALVDAGDFAGATSSASSKLLHGGLRYLQTGAVRLVAENHFERRAVSRQVAPHLANPLTFYLPVYKGGPHGAAKLGAGVFAYSALSAFGDGVGHLLSPSRAAQDVPELRTENLKAVAVYGDDQMNDARMALMTVRAAVEAGAVVLNHAEVTGLRFTRGRVTGADLRDRQSGDEFGVNARLVLNATGPWVDHLRKMEDPNAAPSIRLSKGAHLVLKRTSPWKAALATPIDKYRITFALPWEDMLLLGTTDEEFEGDPADVAVTEKDTAQILDEAAFSVRDQQLSRDLITYSFAGLRVLPGGPGDTAKAKRETVVTEGRGGMLSVAGGKWTTFRHIGRTVMQKLEALPGAPLGDDFEPISALPKRLPLPGVANPRAVAHRLLVDNPAPGPRMAADTAKHLATHYGSLAFDIARLANENPELGERVHPDAPEIWAQVVYARDHEWAETPDDVLRRRTTLTIRGLATDEVRAKVQDLLDKK; translated from the coding sequence ATGACCAGTCAGTCCACCCTGCAGTCCGTGCCTGCCCTCGGTACGCACCCGGCCTCCGGCTCCCACCCGAGCCGCGCCGAGACCCGGGAGCAGCTCTCCAAGGCGTCGTACGACCTCCTCGTGATCGGCGGCGGCATCCTGGGCATCTCCACCGCCTGGCACGCCGCGCAGTCCGGCCTCAGGGTGGCACTGGTCGACGCCGGCGACTTCGCCGGCGCCACCTCCTCCGCCTCCTCCAAGCTGCTCCACGGCGGTCTGCGCTATCTGCAGACCGGCGCGGTGAGGCTGGTGGCGGAGAACCACTTCGAGCGCCGTGCGGTCTCCCGCCAGGTGGCCCCCCACCTGGCGAACCCGCTCACCTTCTACCTCCCCGTGTACAAGGGCGGGCCGCACGGCGCCGCGAAGCTCGGGGCGGGCGTCTTCGCCTACTCCGCGCTCTCGGCGTTCGGTGACGGCGTCGGACACCTCCTGTCCCCCTCCAGGGCGGCGCAGGACGTGCCCGAGCTGCGGACCGAGAACCTCAAGGCCGTGGCCGTGTACGGCGACGACCAGATGAACGACGCGCGCATGGCGCTGATGACGGTCCGCGCGGCCGTCGAGGCGGGCGCGGTCGTGCTGAACCACGCCGAGGTGACCGGGCTCCGGTTCACCAGGGGCCGGGTGACCGGCGCGGACCTGCGCGACCGGCAGTCCGGCGACGAGTTCGGCGTGAACGCCCGGCTCGTGCTGAACGCGACCGGGCCGTGGGTCGACCACCTGCGCAAGATGGAGGACCCGAACGCGGCGCCGTCCATCCGCCTGTCCAAGGGCGCCCACCTCGTCCTGAAGCGGACCTCGCCGTGGAAGGCCGCGCTGGCCACCCCGATCGACAAGTACCGGATCACCTTCGCGCTGCCCTGGGAGGACATGCTCCTGCTCGGCACCACGGACGAGGAATTCGAGGGCGACCCGGCGGACGTCGCGGTCACGGAGAAGGACACGGCCCAGATACTCGACGAGGCCGCGTTCTCCGTCCGTGACCAGCAGCTCTCCAGGGACCTGATCACGTACTCCTTCGCGGGTCTGCGGGTGCTGCCGGGCGGTCCCGGTGACACGGCCAAGGCCAAGCGCGAGACCGTGGTGACGGAGGGCCGTGGCGGCATGCTGTCGGTCGCGGGCGGCAAGTGGACGACCTTCCGGCACATCGGCCGTACGGTCATGCAGAAGCTGGAGGCGCTGCCGGGCGCCCCGCTCGGTGACGACTTCGAGCCGATCTCCGCCCTGCCGAAGAGGCTCCCGCTTCCCGGTGTCGCCAACCCGCGCGCGGTCGCACACCGCCTGCTGGTGGACAACCCGGCACCGGGTCCGCGCATGGCCGCCGACACGGCGAAGCACCTGGCGACCCACTACGGCTCGCTCGCCTTCGACATCGCGCGCCTGGCCAACGAGAACCCGGAGCTGGGCGAGCGGGTCCACCCCGACGCCCCGGAGATCTGGGCGCAGGTCGTGTACGCCCGGGACCACGAGTGGGCCGAGACGCCGGACGACGTGCTGCGCCGCCGGACGACGCTGACGATCCGGGGCCTGGCCACGGACGAGGTCCGCGCGAAGGTCCAGGACCTGCTCGACAAGAAGTAG
- the metH gene encoding methionine synthase — MASSPPTPSADSRTRVSALREALATRVVVADGAMGTMLQAQDPTLEDFENLEGCNEILNVTRPDIVRSVHDAYFAVGVDCVETNTFGSNHTAASEYDIADRVHELSEAGARIAREAADDHTARDGRPRWVLGSVGPGTKLPTLGHIDYATIRDGYQANVEGLLAGGADALIVETTQDLLQTKASVLGARRALEATGADVPLVVSMAFETTGTMLLGSEIGAALTALEPLGIDMIGLNCSTGPAEMSEHLRYLARHSRIPLLCMPNAGLPILTKDGAHFPLDPEGLADAQENFVRDYGLSLIGGCCGTTPEHLRQVVERVRELTPAERNPQPEPGAASLYQTVPFRQDTSYLAIGERTNANGSKKFREAMLEARWDDCVEMAREQIREGAHMLDLCVDYVGRDGVADMKELAGRFATASTLPIVLDSTEVPVIQAGLEKLGGRAVINSVNYEDGDGPESRFAKVTKLAQEHGAALIALTIDEEGQARTPEKKVEIAERLIDDLTGNWGIHESDILIDTLTFTICTGQEESRKDGVATIEAIRELKRRHPDVQTTLGLSNISFGLNPAARVLLNSVFLDECTKAGLDSAIVHASKILPIARFTEEEVQTALDLIYDRRAEGYDPLQKLMALFEGATTKSLKAGRAEELAALPLDERLKRRIIDGEKNGLEADLDEALTDRPALDIVNDTLLDGMKVVGELFGSGQMQLPFVLQSAEVMKTAVAYLEPHMEKVEGDEAGKGTIVLATVRGDVHDIGKNLVDIILSNNGYNVVNLGIKQPVSAILDAAAEHRADVIGMSGLLVKSTVIMKENLEELNQRGLAADFPVILGGAALTRAYVEQDLHEIYEGEVRYARDAFEGLRLMDALIGVKRGVPGAKLPELKQRRVRASAVQVEEERPEEGHVRSDVATDNPVPTPPFWDTRVIKGIQLKEYASWLDEGALFKGQWGLKQARTGEGPTYEELVETEGRPRLRGLLDRLQTENLLEAAVVYGYFPCVSKDDDLIILDEQGNERTRFTFPRQRRGRRLCLADFFRPEESGETDVVGLQVVTVGSRIGEQTAKLFEANAYRDYLELHGLSVQLAEALAEYWHARVRSELGFAGEDPADVEDMFALKYRGARFSLGYGACPNLEDRAKIADLLRPERIGVQLSEEFQLHPEQSTDAIVIHHPEAKYFNAR; from the coding sequence ATGGCCTCGTCGCCACCGACCCCTTCCGCCGACAGCCGGACCCGTGTGTCCGCGCTCCGCGAGGCGCTCGCCACCAGAGTGGTGGTCGCCGACGGAGCGATGGGCACCATGCTGCAGGCGCAGGACCCCACCCTCGAGGACTTCGAGAACCTCGAAGGCTGCAACGAGATCCTCAACGTGACGCGCCCGGACATCGTCCGTTCCGTCCACGACGCGTACTTCGCGGTGGGCGTCGACTGCGTCGAGACCAACACCTTCGGGTCCAACCACACGGCGGCGTCGGAGTACGACATCGCCGACCGCGTGCACGAACTGTCCGAGGCGGGCGCCCGGATCGCCCGTGAGGCGGCCGACGATCACACCGCCCGCGACGGCCGCCCGCGCTGGGTCCTGGGCTCCGTAGGCCCCGGCACCAAGCTGCCCACCCTCGGCCACATCGACTACGCCACGATCCGCGACGGCTACCAGGCCAACGTCGAGGGACTGCTCGCGGGCGGCGCCGACGCCCTGATCGTCGAGACCACGCAGGACCTCCTCCAGACGAAGGCCTCCGTACTGGGCGCCCGCCGCGCGCTGGAGGCCACCGGCGCGGATGTGCCGCTGGTCGTCTCGATGGCGTTCGAGACCACCGGCACCATGCTGCTCGGCTCCGAGATCGGCGCCGCGCTGACCGCGCTGGAGCCGCTCGGCATCGACATGATCGGCCTGAACTGCTCGACCGGCCCCGCCGAGATGAGCGAGCACCTGCGCTACCTCGCCCGGCACTCCCGCATCCCGCTGCTGTGCATGCCGAACGCGGGCCTGCCGATCCTCACCAAGGACGGCGCGCACTTCCCGCTCGACCCCGAGGGCCTGGCCGACGCCCAGGAGAACTTCGTCCGCGACTACGGCCTCTCCCTGATCGGCGGCTGCTGCGGCACCACCCCCGAGCACCTGCGCCAGGTCGTCGAGCGGGTCCGCGAGCTCACCCCCGCCGAGCGCAACCCGCAGCCCGAGCCCGGCGCCGCCTCCCTGTACCAGACGGTCCCCTTCCGCCAGGACACCTCCTACCTGGCGATCGGTGAGCGCACCAACGCCAACGGCTCGAAGAAGTTCCGCGAGGCCATGCTGGAGGCCCGCTGGGACGACTGTGTGGAGATGGCCCGCGAGCAGATCCGCGAGGGCGCCCACATGCTGGACCTCTGCGTGGACTACGTGGGCCGTGACGGCGTGGCGGACATGAAGGAACTCGCCGGCCGCTTCGCCACCGCCTCCACCCTGCCGATCGTCCTGGACTCCACCGAGGTCCCCGTCATCCAGGCCGGTCTGGAGAAGCTCGGCGGGCGCGCGGTCATCAACTCCGTCAACTACGAGGACGGCGACGGCCCCGAGTCCCGCTTCGCGAAGGTCACCAAGCTTGCCCAGGAGCACGGCGCCGCGCTGATCGCGCTGACCATCGACGAGGAGGGTCAGGCCCGCACCCCGGAGAAGAAGGTCGAGATCGCCGAACGGCTCATCGACGACCTGACCGGCAACTGGGGCATCCACGAGTCGGACATCCTCATCGACACCCTGACCTTCACCATCTGCACCGGTCAGGAGGAGTCCCGCAAGGACGGCGTCGCCACCATCGAGGCGATCCGCGAACTCAAGCGCCGCCACCCGGACGTCCAGACCACGCTGGGCCTGTCCAACATCTCCTTCGGCCTCAACCCGGCCGCCCGCGTCCTGCTCAACTCGGTCTTCCTCGACGAGTGCACCAAGGCGGGCCTGGACTCGGCGATCGTGCACGCGTCGAAGATCCTGCCCATCGCCCGCTTCACCGAGGAGGAGGTCCAGACCGCCCTGGACCTCATCTACGACCGCCGCGCCGAGGGCTACGACCCCCTCCAGAAGCTGATGGCCCTGTTCGAGGGCGCCACCACCAAGTCCCTGAAGGCGGGCCGGGCCGAGGAACTGGCCGCCCTGCCGCTGGACGAGCGCCTCAAGCGCCGCATCATCGACGGCGAGAAGAACGGCCTGGAGGCCGACCTCGACGAGGCCCTGACGGACCGCCCCGCCCTCGACATCGTCAACGACACCCTCCTGGACGGCATGAAGGTCGTCGGCGAACTCTTCGGCTCCGGCCAGATGCAGCTGCCGTTCGTCCTCCAGTCCGCCGAGGTCATGAAGACCGCCGTCGCCTACCTCGAACCGCACATGGAGAAGGTCGAGGGCGACGAGGCCGGCAAGGGCACCATCGTGCTCGCCACCGTCCGCGGCGACGTCCACGACATCGGCAAGAACCTCGTCGACATCATCCTGTCCAACAACGGCTACAACGTGGTCAACCTCGGCATCAAGCAGCCCGTCTCCGCGATCCTGGACGCCGCCGCCGAGCACCGCGCCGACGTCATCGGCATGTCCGGCCTCCTGGTCAAGTCCACGGTGATCATGAAGGAGAACCTGGAGGAGCTCAACCAGCGCGGCCTCGCCGCCGACTTCCCGGTCATCCTGGGCGGAGCCGCGCTGACGCGGGCGTACGTCGAACAGGACCTGCACGAGATCTACGAGGGCGAAGTCCGCTACGCCCGCGACGCGTTCGAGGGACTGCGCCTCATGGACGCCCTCATCGGCGTCAAGCGGGGCGTGCCCGGCGCCAAGCTGCCCGAGCTCAAGCAGCGCCGGGTGCGCGCCAGCGCCGTACAGGTGGAGGAGGAGCGGCCCGAAGAGGGGCATGTCCGCTCCGACGTGGCCACCGACAACCCGGTGCCCACCCCGCCGTTCTGGGACACCCGCGTCATCAAGGGCATCCAGCTCAAGGAGTACGCCTCCTGGCTCGACGAGGGCGCCCTCTTCAAGGGCCAGTGGGGGCTCAAGCAGGCCCGCACCGGCGAGGGACCCACGTACGAGGAGCTCGTCGAGACCGAGGGCAGGCCCCGGCTGCGCGGACTGCTGGACCGGCTCCAGACCGAGAACCTCCTCGAAGCCGCCGTCGTCTACGGCTACTTCCCCTGCGTGTCCAAGGACGACGACCTGATCATCCTGGACGAGCAGGGCAACGAGCGCACCCGCTTCACCTTCCCGCGCCAGCGCCGCGGCCGCCGGCTCTGCCTCGCCGACTTCTTCCGCCCCGAGGAGTCGGGGGAGACCGACGTGGTCGGCCTCCAGGTCGTCACCGTCGGCTCCCGGATCGGCGAGCAGACCGCCAAGCTCTTCGAGGCCAACGCCTACCGCGACTACCTCGAACTGCACGGCCTGTCCGTCCAGTTGGCCGAGGCGCTCGCCGAGTACTGGCACGCGCGCGTGCGTTCCGAGCTCGGCTTCGCCGGCGAGGACCCGGCCGACGTCGAGGACATGTTCGCCCTGAAGTACCGGGGCGCCCGCTTCTCCCTCGGCTACGGCGCCTGCCCGAACCTGGAGGACCGCGCCAAGATCGCCGACCTGCTCCGGCCCGAGCGCATCGGCGTCCAGCTGAGCGAGGAGTTCCAGCTCCACCCCGAGCAGTCCACGGACGCGATCGTCATCCACCACCCGGAGGCGAAGTACTTCAACGCCCGCTGA
- the mtnK gene encoding S-methyl-5-thioribose kinase, producing the protein MGYRILETGDIPAYLRERGHWEDLDDIAVREVSDGNVNRVFLASDAAGTRSVALKQALPWVRVAGPSWPLSPDRANAEARAYEQLAKVAPDEIPAIHGYDPENYALVMEDLSDLEVLRTVLNAGASYGPHTSSQIGRLVARLAFSTSDFGMPSAERKALIAASVNPELCKITEDVVLSEPYIEHEHNHWHEGVADLAAQFRADVRLRTEVADLRHVFMTSAQSLLHGDLHSGSVMVGTREGAPVVRVFDPEFSFVGPIGFDLGLYWANALVSEERARTLGRLTDHADQLRLSWEAFESEFRALWPTRVDTFFDDAYLDRFLRKVWTESLGFAGTEIIRRIIGYAHLTDLTTLEDPVEASRRALLIGRELIVRRAELATPDDVRAVVATDR; encoded by the coding sequence ATGGGTTACCGCATCCTGGAGACCGGCGACATCCCGGCGTACCTGCGTGAGCGCGGCCACTGGGAGGACCTGGACGACATCGCCGTACGGGAGGTCTCCGACGGCAACGTCAACCGGGTCTTCCTCGCCTCCGACGCCGCCGGGACCCGCAGCGTAGCCCTCAAGCAGGCGCTGCCCTGGGTGCGGGTCGCGGGTCCCTCCTGGCCGCTGAGCCCCGACCGGGCGAACGCCGAGGCCCGCGCCTACGAGCAGCTCGCCAAGGTCGCCCCCGACGAGATCCCGGCGATCCACGGCTACGACCCCGAGAACTACGCCCTCGTCATGGAGGACCTCTCCGACCTGGAGGTCCTGCGCACGGTCCTCAACGCGGGCGCCTCCTACGGCCCCCACACCTCGTCGCAGATCGGCCGCCTGGTGGCCCGACTCGCCTTCTCCACCAGCGACTTCGGCATGCCGTCCGCCGAGCGCAAGGCGCTGATCGCGGCCTCGGTCAACCCGGAGCTCTGCAAGATCACCGAGGACGTGGTCCTCTCCGAGCCGTACATCGAGCACGAGCACAACCACTGGCACGAGGGAGTGGCCGACCTGGCGGCGCAGTTCCGCGCCGACGTGCGGCTGCGCACCGAGGTCGCCGACCTCCGCCACGTCTTCATGACCAGCGCCCAGTCCCTTCTCCACGGCGACCTCCACTCGGGCAGCGTCATGGTCGGCACCCGCGAAGGCGCCCCGGTCGTCCGCGTTTTCGACCCCGAGTTCTCCTTCGTGGGCCCGATCGGCTTCGACCTCGGCCTGTACTGGGCCAACGCCCTGGTCTCGGAGGAACGAGCGCGCACCTTGGGCCGCTTGACGGACCACGCCGACCAACTCCGCCTGTCCTGGGAGGCGTTCGAGTCGGAGTTCCGTGCCCTGTGGCCCACGAGGGTCGACACCTTCTTCGACGACGCCTACCTGGACCGCTTCCTGCGCAAGGTCTGGACGGAATCCCTGGGCTTCGCGGGCACGGAGATCATCCGCAGAATCATCGGCTACGCCCACCTGACGGACCTGACCACACTCGAGGACCCGGTGGAGGCATCCCGCAGGGCCTTGCTGATCGGCCGTGAACTGATCGTGCGCCGCGCGGAGTTGGCGACGCCGGACGACGTCAGGGCAGTAGTCGCGACGGACAGATGA
- a CDS encoding MIP/aquaporin family protein — MSSSDIFIGETIGTAILILLGGGVCAAVTLKASKARNAGWLAITFGWGFAVLTAVYTSAPLSGAHLNPAVTLALALKKDGISWSDVPIYWGGQLLGAMIGAALVWVAYYGQFHAHLTDKEIVGAPGAQATTAKAVEAQEKGAGPVLGIFSTGPEVRVAWQNVATEVIGTIVLVLAVLTQGLNGDGKGLGTLGALITAFVVVSIGLSLGGPTGYAINPARDLGPRIVHALLPLPNKGGSDWAYAWVPIAGPLIGAAIAAGIYNIAFA, encoded by the coding sequence GTGTCCAGCTCCGACATCTTCATCGGCGAGACCATCGGTACCGCCATACTCATCCTGCTCGGCGGTGGCGTGTGCGCCGCCGTCACGCTGAAGGCCTCCAAGGCCCGCAACGCCGGCTGGCTCGCCATCACCTTCGGGTGGGGTTTCGCCGTTCTGACGGCTGTCTACACCTCGGCGCCGCTCTCGGGCGCCCACCTCAACCCGGCCGTGACCCTGGCGCTCGCGCTCAAGAAGGACGGCATCTCCTGGAGCGACGTCCCGATCTACTGGGGCGGGCAGCTGCTCGGCGCCATGATCGGTGCGGCGCTGGTCTGGGTGGCCTACTACGGCCAGTTCCACGCGCACCTGACCGACAAGGAGATCGTCGGCGCTCCGGGCGCGCAGGCCACGACCGCCAAGGCCGTCGAGGCACAGGAGAAGGGCGCGGGCCCGGTGCTCGGCATCTTCTCCACCGGCCCCGAGGTCCGGGTCGCCTGGCAGAACGTCGCCACGGAGGTCATCGGCACGATCGTGCTCGTGCTGGCCGTCCTGACGCAGGGTCTCAACGGCGACGGCAAGGGCCTGGGCACCCTGGGCGCCCTGATCACCGCGTTCGTGGTGGTCTCGATCGGTCTGTCCCTCGGTGGCCCGACCGGCTACGCGATCAACCCGGCCCGTGACCTCGGTCCGCGCATCGTGCACGCCCTCCTGCCCCTGCCCAACAAGGGTGGCTCCGACTGGGCCTACGCCTGGGTCCCGATCGCCGGTCCGCTGATCGGCGCGGCGATCGCCGCAGGCATCTACAACATCGCTTTCGCTTAG
- a CDS encoding HAD family phosphatase codes for MTSTVPAPITRTADGSALQAVLLDMDGTLVDTEGFWWDVEVEVFARLGHTLDDSWRHVVVGGPMTRSAGFLIEATGADITLPELSVLLNQGFEERIGHALPLMPGATRLLAELSAHRIPTALVSASHRRIIDRVLDALGHRHFALTVAGDEVPRTKPHPDPYLFAAAGLDADPARCAVVEDTATGVAAAEAAGCQVVAVPSVAPIPPAPGRTVVGSLEDVDLTFLRSLIALR; via the coding sequence ATGACCAGTACGGTCCCCGCGCCGATCACCCGTACGGCAGACGGCTCCGCCCTCCAGGCCGTCCTCCTCGACATGGACGGCACCCTGGTGGACACCGAGGGCTTCTGGTGGGACGTCGAGGTGGAGGTCTTCGCCCGCCTCGGCCACACCCTCGACGACTCCTGGCGCCATGTCGTGGTCGGCGGCCCCATGACCCGCAGCGCCGGTTTCCTGATCGAGGCCACCGGCGCCGACATCACCCTCCCCGAGCTCAGCGTCCTGCTCAACCAGGGCTTCGAGGAACGGATCGGCCACGCCCTGCCCCTGATGCCCGGCGCCACCCGCCTGCTGGCCGAGCTGTCCGCGCACCGGATCCCCACCGCCCTGGTCTCCGCCTCGCACCGGCGCATCATCGACCGGGTCCTCGACGCCCTCGGCCACCGGCACTTCGCCCTCACGGTCGCCGGCGACGAGGTGCCGCGCACCAAGCCGCACCCGGACCCGTATCTGTTCGCCGCCGCCGGTCTCGACGCGGACCCCGCCCGATGCGCGGTCGTCGAGGACACCGCGACCGGTGTCGCCGCAGCCGAGGCGGCCGGCTGCCAGGTCGTGGCCGTGCCCTCCGTGGCACCCATCCCCCCGGCCCCCGGACGCACGGTCGTCGGGTCGCTCGAAGACGTCGACCTGACATTTCTGCGGAGCTTGATCGCTCTTCGATGA
- a CDS encoding IclR family transcriptional regulator yields the protein MARNIQSLERAAAMLRLLAGGERRLGLSDIASSLDLAKGTAHGILRTLQAEGFVEQDEASGRYQLGAELLRLGTTYLDVHELRARALVWTDDLARSSGESVHLGVLHQQGVLIVHHVFRPDDSRQVLEIGAMQPLHCTALGKVLSAYDPVAHSEALESDRKAFTERTVCDLEDFEQLLDVTRARGYAADVEETWEGVASIAAPIHDRRRMPVGAVGITGAVERLCRPDEDGALRPELIAAVRDCARAVSRDLGAGRF from the coding sequence ATGGCACGGAACATCCAGTCGCTCGAACGGGCGGCCGCGATGCTGCGGCTCCTCGCGGGCGGCGAGCGGAGACTCGGCCTGTCGGACATCGCCTCGTCCCTGGACCTGGCCAAGGGCACCGCGCACGGCATCCTGCGCACCCTCCAGGCGGAGGGGTTCGTGGAGCAGGACGAGGCCTCCGGGCGGTACCAGCTGGGCGCCGAGCTGCTGCGCCTGGGGACCACCTACCTGGACGTGCACGAGTTGCGCGCGCGTGCGCTCGTGTGGACCGACGACCTGGCCCGTTCCAGCGGCGAGAGCGTCCATCTGGGTGTGCTGCACCAGCAGGGCGTGCTGATCGTGCACCACGTCTTCCGGCCCGACGACAGCCGGCAGGTGCTGGAGATCGGGGCCATGCAGCCCCTGCACTGCACGGCGCTCGGCAAGGTGCTCTCGGCGTACGACCCGGTCGCGCACAGCGAGGCGCTGGAGAGCGACCGCAAGGCGTTCACCGAACGGACCGTGTGCGACCTGGAGGACTTCGAGCAGCTCCTGGACGTCACACGCGCGCGTGGGTACGCGGCGGACGTCGAGGAGACCTGGGAGGGCGTGGCGTCCATCGCGGCGCCCATCCACGACCGGCGGCGGATGCCGGTCGGCGCGGTCGGCATCACGGGCGCCGTGGAGCGGCTGTGCCGGCCCGACGAGGACGGCGCGCTGCGCCCCGAGCTGATCGCGGCGGTGCGGGACTGCGCCCGCGCGGTCTCGCGGGACCTGGGCGCCGGGCGGTTCTGA